Proteins from a genomic interval of Bacteroidota bacterium:
- the trpA gene encoding tryptophan synthase subunit alpha, which produces MKNNKLSSLLESDKRNLLSIYVTAGYLSLKDTGEIIMNCEKSGVDLMEIGIPYSDPLADGPVIQQSGQKALDNGMTLKLLFDQLLKIKTTVKIPLLLMGYYNSILQFGNEKFCKKCLEVGISGLIIPDLPLAIFKSELKELFEQYGLHHILLITPQTSEDRILEIDQNSTAFIYAVSSASTTGSKNGISDSTAFLEKLEKMELKHPILTGFNINNRNAYLQACKYTRGAIIGSSFIKAISEDGSIEQNIHTYIKSILKNDHTING; this is translated from the coding sequence ATGAAAAATAACAAACTAAGTTCACTGCTTGAATCTGACAAAAGGAATTTGCTGAGCATCTACGTAACAGCCGGATATCTGTCATTAAAGGATACTGGCGAGATCATCATGAATTGTGAGAAATCAGGTGTTGATTTGATGGAAATCGGAATTCCTTATTCCGATCCATTAGCCGATGGCCCGGTAATTCAACAGAGTGGACAAAAAGCATTGGATAATGGGATGACTCTTAAACTGCTTTTCGATCAACTCCTGAAGATTAAAACAACTGTAAAAATTCCGCTTTTGTTGATGGGATATTATAATTCGATACTTCAATTCGGAAATGAAAAATTTTGTAAGAAATGTCTGGAGGTCGGGATTTCCGGGCTTATCATCCCAGATTTACCCTTGGCTATTTTCAAATCAGAATTGAAGGAATTATTTGAACAATATGGGTTGCATCATATTTTACTGATCACCCCACAAACATCCGAGGACAGGATCTTGGAAATCGATCAAAATTCAACCGCCTTTATTTATGCGGTTTCTTCGGCAAGTACAACCGGGTCGAAAAACGGAATTTCCGATTCAACAGCATTTCTTGAAAAACTCGAAAAGATGGAATTAAAACACCCCATATTGACAGGTTTCAACATCAATAACAGAAATGCTTACCTACAAGCTTGCAAATATACCAGAGGCGCCATCATTGGGAGTTCATTCATAAAAGCAATTTCTGAAGATGGATCAATTGAACAAAACATTCACACTTACATCAAATCAATTTTAAAAAATGATCATACAATTAACGGATAA
- the aroF gene encoding 3-deoxy-7-phosphoheptulonate synthase encodes MIIQLTDNLSEAGKLAIKRRINELGFQSTEVKTQKNNYLICIGKNEVDIRMFGQLKGVADVHRVNEDYKLVSRKWKVSDTTINLGDEIKINNGSKTIMAGPCTVESEDQIRDMVSILKKNGVGIIRGGVFKPRSSPYSFQGHGLEALKRFHAVARETGMKIITEVMQVSQVEQMYPYVDIFQVGARNSQNFNLLSALGEVDKPVLIKRGISGSIDELLQSAEYVFSSGNERLILCERGIRTYEKAYRNTLDLNAVPILKEKTHLPVIVDPSHGIGIRRFVEPMSLAAIAAGADGLMLEIHRQPENALSDGFQSLNFEEFEALVTKVRMLSDLT; translated from the coding sequence ATGATCATACAATTAACGGATAATCTATCCGAAGCTGGCAAATTAGCGATCAAAAGGAGGATAAACGAATTGGGTTTTCAATCCACAGAAGTGAAGACACAGAAAAATAACTACCTGATATGTATCGGTAAGAATGAGGTTGATATTCGAATGTTTGGTCAATTAAAAGGGGTGGCAGATGTGCATCGTGTAAATGAAGATTATAAACTGGTAAGTAGAAAGTGGAAAGTGAGTGATACCACCATTAATTTGGGTGATGAAATCAAAATCAACAATGGATCTAAAACCATCATGGCCGGTCCATGTACTGTTGAGAGTGAAGATCAGATCAGGGACATGGTAAGCATACTTAAAAAGAATGGCGTAGGAATTATCAGGGGAGGGGTATTTAAGCCTAGGAGCTCGCCATATAGCTTTCAGGGGCATGGTCTCGAAGCCTTGAAAAGGTTTCATGCTGTTGCACGTGAAACAGGGATGAAAATTATTACGGAGGTGATGCAGGTAAGCCAGGTTGAACAGATGTATCCTTATGTTGATATATTTCAGGTCGGTGCAAGAAATTCCCAAAACTTTAATCTGCTTTCGGCCTTAGGCGAAGTGGATAAGCCCGTATTGATCAAACGCGGAATTAGTGGGAGTATTGATGAATTGCTGCAATCGGCAGAGTATGTTTTTTCAAGTGGAAACGAGCGGTTGATCTTATGCGAAAGGGGCATTCGTACCTACGAAAAAGCATACCGAAATACCCTGGATTTAAACGCTGTCCCCATCCTAAAAGAAAAAACGCATCTACCCGTAATCGTTGATCCTTCGCATGGAATCGGAATCCGGCGATTTGTTGAACCCATGTCATTAGCAGCCATTGCTGCAGGTGCGGATGGCCTCATGCTTGAAATTCATCGTCAACCTGAAAATGCGCTCAGCGATGGTTTTCAATCCTTGAATTTTGAAGAATTTGAAGCTTTGGTCACTAAAGTGAGGATGTTAAGTGATTTGACGTAG
- a CDS encoding dipeptidase, which yields MKFALTLFRKVTFVLVTTTIFISCSQNKKLSIEEQANKIAQESIIIDSHIDLPNWLFEEFDDVSKLENASNFDYLKAQKGGLDAPFLAVYVSPELEGKVEAMENANHQLDLLDQLFAKNANKLAKALSPADVKINFKNKVMAIPLGLENGAPLMGDLNNLKYFYDRGIRYVTIVHGKCNHICDSSYDSIRIWNGLSEFGEQLVNEMNKIGMIIDVSHASDSSFYEIMRVSKAPVAATHSGVRFYTPGFERNLTDEMIRMIAEKGGVIGIPFGSGFLRPDANIFRDKYHLAFDEFLHNTGVNYKSEEAETFNRDYYKKYPYPYASIDELIDHIDYVVKLVGLDHVGIGSDFEGVGDSLPEGLKDVSGYPNLIVGLVKRGYSAEDVDKILGLNFLNFWQRVIDHASQNKI from the coding sequence ATGAAATTTGCACTTACCCTTTTCCGTAAAGTTACATTTGTTCTGGTCACAACCACCATATTTATTTCATGTTCTCAAAATAAAAAATTAAGTATTGAAGAGCAGGCCAATAAAATTGCCCAAGAATCGATCATCATCGACTCTCACATTGATTTGCCGAATTGGCTTTTTGAGGAGTTTGATGATGTTTCAAAACTCGAAAATGCAAGCAATTTTGATTATCTGAAAGCCCAAAAAGGGGGCTTGGATGCACCATTCTTGGCCGTTTATGTTTCTCCTGAACTTGAGGGAAAAGTTGAAGCCATGGAAAATGCAAATCATCAGCTCGATCTTTTAGATCAGCTGTTTGCAAAAAATGCGAATAAGCTGGCAAAAGCACTTTCACCAGCAGATGTAAAAATCAATTTTAAAAACAAGGTAATGGCTATTCCTTTGGGATTAGAAAATGGAGCACCATTGATGGGAGATTTAAATAATTTAAAATATTTTTATGATCGGGGGATAAGGTATGTCACCATTGTTCATGGCAAATGCAATCACATCTGCGATTCATCATACGACTCAATCAGAATTTGGAATGGATTAAGCGAATTTGGAGAACAGTTGGTGAATGAGATGAATAAAATAGGGATGATTATTGATGTATCCCATGCATCCGACAGCTCATTTTATGAAATAATGCGAGTTTCAAAAGCCCCGGTTGCAGCAACTCATTCAGGTGTTAGATTTTACACACCCGGTTTTGAGCGTAATTTAACGGATGAAATGATCAGGATGATTGCCGAAAAAGGAGGGGTGATTGGGATCCCATTTGGTTCGGGGTTCCTTAGACCAGATGCAAATATTTTCCGGGATAAATACCATCTGGCATTTGATGAATTCCTTCACAATACTGGAGTAAACTACAAGAGTGAGGAAGCAGAAACATTTAACAGGGATTATTATAAGAAATATCCATATCCATATGCAAGTATCGATGAATTAATAGATCATATTGATTATGTAGTAAAGCTTGTTGGGCTTGATCATGTGGGTATCGGTTCTGATTTTGAAGGTGTGGGTGATAGTTTGCCCGAAGGGTTGAAAGATGTTTCGGGTTATCCGAATCTGATCGTAGGATTAGTGAAACGTGGTTATAGTGCAGAAGATGTTGATAAAATTCTGGGATTAAATTTCCTGAATTTCTGGCAAAGAGTAATTGATCATGCATCGCAAAATAAAATTTAA
- a CDS encoding histidine phosphatase family protein, giving the protein MRKVILAFCFLLIITSSFSQKVSTYYLIRHAEKQVVDNPNPELTEEGILRAENWAIIFKDIKFDAVYSTDYLRTIATSQPTAQSQNLEITLYHPTKIDIKQFLKETEGKTVLIVGHSNTIPVFVNKLIEKEKYKDIEDDNFGNLYIVEVTKTLRRVELLHLN; this is encoded by the coding sequence ATGAGAAAAGTAATATTAGCCTTTTGCTTTTTGCTGATTATAACTAGTTCTTTTTCGCAAAAGGTAAGTACTTATTATTTAATCAGACATGCTGAAAAGCAAGTTGTGGATAATCCAAATCCTGAATTGACAGAGGAGGGAATTTTACGAGCCGAAAATTGGGCAATAATTTTTAAAGATATCAAGTTTGATGCAGTTTATTCAACCGACTACTTAAGAACAATTGCAACTTCTCAACCAACTGCTCAAAGCCAAAATCTGGAAATTACTCTTTATCATCCTACTAAAATTGATATTAAACAATTTTTAAAAGAGACGGAAGGCAAAACCGTACTTATTGTTGGGCATAGCAACACGATTCCTGTTTTTGTGAATAAACTGATAGAAAAGGAAAAATATAAAGATATAGAGGATGATAATTTTGGAAATTTATATATTGTTGAAGTAACAAAAACATTGAGAAGAGTTGAACTTCTTCACTTAAACTAA
- a CDS encoding RagB/SusD family nutrient uptake outer membrane protein — protein sequence MKNIKYLISLFAIMLMMVVVSCDKQLDLKPQQSIDTETALATSASIETLLVGVYQNMRSASLWGGNFNEFSELTAATTDMHFIGSYAQPEEFFDKEIIADNTYLRGNWNQAYYVNNMINTILSGLEVVNENIRPRIEGEAKLARGWLLFEMTRLYGKQFDFTSPANNNTNLGVPIVLTPTLVAADAINVTRNTVSECYTQAIADLTAAKTLLAPYGQNGTNLSTYAASAVLAKVYLQQGNYAAAATEASRVIEQGGYNLMATPRLAHNNAGNVAEDVFAFQNNTASNVGTLAVMYASLNDAGRGDYEIRDGFLNIFEPGDLRGSYQGPDDMEDSYTHADVSSMYYYGVGGILNFGGTNTIKWGNYYTNLPMIRLAEMYLTRAEANFEAGTSTGATPLADINKIRGRAGLTTPLTSVTRDIIRMERYKELCWEGFRLHDLKRWHINIGSINYDSWAIIMPIPLNELEANPNLQPNPGQLTP from the coding sequence ATGAAAAACATAAAATATCTCATTTCATTATTTGCAATAATGTTAATGATGGTGGTGGTATCCTGCGACAAGCAACTGGATCTTAAACCACAACAATCAATCGATACAGAAACAGCTCTCGCCACTTCGGCTAGTATTGAAACACTATTGGTAGGTGTTTATCAAAATATGAGAAGTGCAAGTTTATGGGGTGGCAACTTTAACGAATTTAGTGAATTAACTGCCGCAACTACAGATATGCATTTTATTGGATCATATGCTCAACCCGAGGAATTTTTTGATAAAGAAATCATCGCCGATAATACTTACTTACGTGGTAACTGGAATCAAGCATATTATGTTAATAATATGATCAATACAATTTTATCTGGCTTAGAAGTTGTAAATGAGAATATCAGACCAAGAATTGAAGGAGAAGCCAAACTTGCAAGAGGTTGGTTATTGTTTGAAATGACCAGACTTTATGGCAAACAATTTGATTTTACTTCACCTGCAAACAATAATACAAACTTAGGTGTTCCAATAGTACTTACTCCTACGCTTGTTGCTGCTGATGCCATTAATGTAACCAGAAATACTGTTTCGGAATGTTATACACAAGCAATTGCAGATCTTACTGCTGCAAAAACACTCTTAGCACCTTATGGACAAAACGGCACAAATCTATCTACCTATGCCGCAAGTGCTGTTCTTGCAAAAGTTTACCTACAACAAGGTAATTATGCTGCTGCAGCAACTGAAGCAAGCAGGGTAATCGAACAAGGAGGTTATAATCTGATGGCAACCCCAAGACTAGCTCATAACAATGCAGGCAATGTTGCAGAAGATGTTTTTGCATTCCAAAATAACACGGCTAGTAATGTAGGCACACTTGCTGTTATGTATGCCAGCTTAAATGACGCTGGCCGAGGTGATTACGAAATACGTGATGGATTCCTCAATATATTTGAACCGGGTGATTTACGCGGAAGTTATCAAGGGCCGGACGATATGGAAGACTCATATACTCACGCAGATGTAAGTTCCATGTATTATTATGGAGTTGGAGGTATTCTTAACTTTGGTGGAACAAATACGATTAAGTGGGGCAACTACTATACGAACTTGCCAATGATTCGTTTGGCTGAGATGTACTTAACCCGTGCTGAGGCTAATTTTGAAGCCGGAACATCGACCGGAGCAACGCCTCTTGCCGATATCAATAAGATAAGGGGACGTGCAGGACTGACAACTCCACTTACATCAGTCACCCGTGATATCATCAGAATGGAACGTTATAAAGAATTATGTTGGGAAGGATTCAGATTGCATGATTTGAAAAGATGGCATATAAACATTGGGTCGATTAATTACGATTCATGGGCTATAATTATGCCAATACCATTAAATGAATTAGAAGCCAATCCAAACTTACAACCAAATCCCGGTCAGTTAACTCCTTAA
- a CDS encoding TonB-dependent receptor — MKKIFFLLAFFAFVGSQSLYAQNRVISGKVTSSEDNLGIPGANIIVKGMPTIGTTTDVQGQFSLSVPQNATTLIFSFIGMTAQEIEIGNQSVINVVLNPSMASLDEVVVVGYGTQIKRDLTGSIVKVNTEELKNIPVPSFEEAIQGKTSGVFIEKSSGKLGESIKMRIRGSSSVSADNQPLYVVDGMPITATSQGVGNNQPTSPLADINFADIESIQILKDASAAAIYGSRASNGVVLITTKTGKSGKTNFSLDYSVGFSEPSRLREWLNAEEYLDLFTEAIHRSPDYDPNTGLLWDWLDVPGLFNRYVKGWDGGHDTDWQSLAFQNAGSQRLNFSTSGGNEKTTFYAGFTYDDQTGILLKNDYNKISGRVSIDHQASDKLKFGITTNTVRSETNRVANDNAFATPLQLVALSPMQPAYDENGELFTRTIYYNGLISARDSHENTVVFRNFSNAYAAYQITPELSFRSEFGLDVLEQRENNFYGRLTIGSGPAGEGEARTVRVANYNTNNYFSYAKTINEKHEISATAGMSFQKSNTDVQYIYAIGFPSDDFQTLASATEVTSFSTTKTAYSYLSYFLRANYKLSDKYLVALSGRVDGSSRFGKNARYGFFPAASMGWIISNEDFLMDQSTISFLKLRTSIGVTGNSGIGDFDHLGLYQGVNYAGTPGIRPTQLESPDLAWETTTQMDIGIDFGLFDNRVTGEIDYYIKKTSNLLLNRTLPGTSGFTSVTENIGELNNRGFEVALHSNNLTGVIKWSTDFNIGFNNNEIVNINGPDIIVGVNRVREGEPMGVFVMTKYAGVDPDNGDALYYIDETSDATTNNYGSAQKQVVGSPNPDFTGGMTNTLSYKNFDLSFTFNFVYGNMIYNGGGQYQSANGDWWDNQTKDQLNFWRNPGDITDVPEARFASSNGTRESSRYLSDGSYLRLRNVTFGYNLPKSITSKLKLDRVRLYVTGVNLLTITNYTGWDPEVNYTGTGRTTQTFNIAQGNDFYTVPQARTITFGVNVGF; from the coding sequence ATGAAAAAAATCTTCTTTTTACTTGCATTTTTTGCATTCGTAGGTTCACAATCCTTGTATGCGCAAAATCGGGTAATTTCAGGAAAAGTTACCTCATCCGAGGATAACTTAGGTATACCCGGAGCAAATATTATTGTTAAAGGGATGCCTACCATTGGAACAACGACTGATGTTCAAGGACAATTCAGTTTAAGTGTTCCACAAAATGCAACTACACTTATTTTTTCCTTCATTGGGATGACAGCACAAGAGATTGAAATTGGAAATCAATCTGTCATAAATGTAGTGTTGAATCCATCAATGGCCAGTCTGGATGAGGTTGTTGTTGTAGGATACGGAACTCAAATTAAACGTGATTTAACAGGTTCCATTGTAAAAGTAAATACAGAAGAGTTGAAAAATATTCCAGTACCTAGCTTTGAAGAAGCAATTCAGGGTAAAACTTCTGGCGTTTTTATTGAGAAATCAAGTGGTAAACTTGGTGAATCAATTAAAATGAGAATTAGGGGGTCATCTTCTGTTTCTGCTGACAATCAGCCATTATATGTCGTTGATGGAATGCCAATTACTGCAACCAGCCAAGGTGTTGGTAATAATCAACCAACAAGCCCATTGGCAGACATTAACTTTGCCGACATAGAATCAATTCAAATTTTAAAGGATGCTTCTGCAGCAGCAATCTATGGTTCAAGAGCCTCAAATGGGGTTGTATTAATTACCACAAAGACAGGAAAATCAGGAAAAACCAATTTCAGCCTCGATTATTCAGTTGGGTTTAGCGAGCCATCAAGATTAAGGGAATGGTTAAACGCTGAAGAATATCTTGATTTATTTACTGAGGCTATTCACCGTTCCCCTGATTATGATCCTAATACTGGATTATTATGGGATTGGTTAGATGTTCCCGGATTATTCAACCGTTACGTTAAAGGATGGGATGGTGGACATGATACTGATTGGCAAAGTCTTGCTTTTCAGAACGCCGGATCACAAAGATTAAATTTTTCCACAAGTGGCGGTAATGAAAAAACTACATTTTATGCAGGTTTTACCTATGATGACCAAACTGGTATTTTATTAAAGAATGATTATAACAAAATTAGTGGAAGAGTTAGCATTGACCATCAAGCTTCTGACAAACTAAAATTTGGCATTACTACAAATACTGTCAGATCTGAAACAAACAGAGTTGCTAACGACAATGCATTTGCTACTCCGCTTCAATTAGTAGCCCTATCACCAATGCAACCAGCTTATGATGAGAATGGAGAATTATTCACAAGAACAATCTATTATAATGGATTAATTTCAGCCAGAGATTCGCATGAAAACACCGTTGTTTTCAGAAATTTCTCTAATGCTTATGCTGCCTATCAAATTACACCTGAACTTTCATTCCGTTCTGAATTTGGATTAGATGTTCTGGAGCAAAGAGAAAATAACTTCTACGGAAGGCTTACTATTGGTTCCGGACCAGCAGGTGAAGGTGAAGCCAGAACTGTTAGGGTCGCAAATTATAATACCAATAACTACTTTTCATACGCAAAAACCATTAATGAAAAGCATGAAATTTCTGCTACAGCCGGTATGTCATTTCAAAAATCCAATACCGATGTTCAATACATCTACGCAATTGGATTCCCAAGTGATGATTTCCAAACATTGGCCAGTGCTACTGAAGTAACTAGTTTTTCAACAACTAAAACTGCTTATAGTTACTTATCCTATTTCCTCCGAGCAAATTATAAATTAAGTGATAAATATTTAGTGGCACTTAGTGGTAGAGTTGACGGTTCTTCTCGTTTCGGTAAGAATGCCAGATATGGTTTCTTCCCAGCAGCTTCAATGGGATGGATTATTTCTAACGAAGATTTCCTTATGGATCAATCCACCATTAGTTTCTTAAAACTAAGAACAAGTATTGGGGTTACAGGAAACTCTGGCATTGGTGATTTCGACCACTTAGGTTTATATCAAGGAGTTAATTATGCTGGCACCCCCGGTATCAGACCAACTCAATTAGAGAGCCCTGATTTGGCTTGGGAAACAACCACACAAATGGACATTGGTATTGATTTCGGGTTATTTGACAACCGTGTAACCGGTGAAATTGATTATTACATCAAAAAAACATCAAACTTATTATTAAACAGAACCCTTCCAGGAACCTCAGGTTTCACCTCCGTAACTGAAAATATTGGAGAACTAAATAATAGAGGATTTGAAGTTGCACTACATTCTAATAATTTAACCGGTGTGATCAAATGGTCAACCGACTTTAATATTGGTTTTAATAATAACGAAATTGTAAATATCAATGGACCTGACATTATTGTTGGCGTTAACCGAGTAAGAGAAGGCGAACCAATGGGCGTTTTTGTAATGACCAAATATGCCGGAGTTGATCCAGACAATGGAGATGCACTTTATTATATTGATGAAACCAGTGACGCTACGACCAATAATTATGGCTCAGCCCAAAAACAAGTTGTTGGTTCACCAAATCCTGATTTTACTGGTGGGATGACTAATACTTTGTCTTATAAAAACTTTGATCTATCCTTTACCTTTAACTTCGTTTATGGTAATATGATATACAATGGTGGGGGTCAATATCAATCAGCTAATGGTGACTGGTGGGATAACCAAACCAAAGATCAATTAAATTTCTGGAGAAACCCAGGAGACATTACAGACGTTCCTGAAGCCAGATTTGCTTCAAGCAACGGAACCAGAGAATCATCCAGATATTTATCAGATGGTTCTTACTTAAGGTTAAGAAATGTAACTTTTGGATATAACTTACCAAAAAGCATAACATCTAAACTTAAACTGGACAGAGTCAGGTTATATGTAACAGGTGTAAACCTCTTAACTATTACGAATTATACAGGATGGGATCCTGAAGTAAATTATACGGGGACCGGAAGAACAACTCAAACCTTTAATATTGCGCAAGGAAATGACTTCTATACTGTTCCTCAGGCTCGTACGATTACTTTTGGTGTAAACGTAGGATTTTAA
- a CDS encoding mevalonate kinase: protein MNDKREVFYAKIMLFGEYSVICDSMGLTIPYAHFKGELSFINEDKYTDLEFAYESNRQLKKYSLYLQNLMDARELIFEFDLASFKKDIGKGLYFESSIPQGFGIGSSGALCAALYNEYGQNKIPNSRHISKKEILNLKKILAQLESYFHGVSSGIDPLNCYLKHPIIIHGKANLSTVGIPRNKYNEKGAIFLINTGQAGMTEPLVKLFFEQCKQHSFYKSIRDEMIPFNNNCIKSLIKGETKEFFKNLRGLSKFLLKNMEPMIPDTFKEIWNIGLDTSAYYLKLCGSGGGGFLLGFTEDLEKAKFELRKHNVELIPVYKNEKRIVSTNNI, encoded by the coding sequence ATGAACGATAAGAGAGAAGTTTTTTACGCCAAAATAATGCTATTTGGCGAATACAGTGTGATTTGCGATTCAATGGGATTGACTATCCCATATGCTCATTTTAAAGGCGAACTAAGTTTTATCAACGAGGATAAATATACCGATCTTGAGTTTGCTTATGAATCGAACCGTCAATTAAAAAAATACAGTTTATATCTTCAAAATTTAATGGATGCCCGAGAATTAATCTTTGAATTTGATTTAGCATCATTTAAAAAAGACATCGGCAAAGGATTATATTTTGAATCGAGCATACCACAAGGATTTGGGATAGGCAGTTCCGGGGCCTTATGCGCGGCCTTGTACAACGAATACGGACAGAACAAAATCCCAAATAGTCGTCACATATCAAAAAAAGAAATTTTAAACTTAAAAAAAATATTGGCACAATTAGAATCCTATTTTCACGGAGTTAGCTCGGGTATTGATCCATTAAATTGTTACTTAAAGCACCCAATCATCATTCATGGAAAAGCTAATCTTTCCACCGTAGGAATTCCTCGAAATAAATATAATGAAAAGGGGGCAATTTTTCTGATAAACACAGGTCAGGCTGGCATGACAGAACCGCTTGTGAAACTGTTTTTCGAGCAATGTAAACAGCATAGTTTTTATAAATCGATAAGAGATGAGATGATCCCGTTTAATAATAATTGCATCAAATCGCTTATTAAAGGGGAAACAAAAGAATTTTTCAAAAATCTTCGGGGCTTATCAAAGTTTTTACTTAAAAACATGGAACCAATGATCCCCGATACTTTTAAGGAAATATGGAATATTGGTTTGGATACTTCCGCATATTACTTAAAATTATGTGGATCAGGTGGAGGTGGATTTCTTCTTGGGTTTACCGAAGATCTTGAAAAAGCAAAATTCGAACTCAGAAAACATAATGTTGAGCTTATACCTGTATATAAAAACGAGAAGCGGATTGTTTCAACGAACAATATCTAA
- the mvaD gene encoding diphosphomevalonate decarboxylase, whose protein sequence is MDHLTKTENSVKWQSPSNIAIVKYWGKKGIQIPINPSISFSLSNAVTETEIVYTAKQSSNEVSLDFYFEGIRNHAFEDKILKYLTQIKSEFKLLTQYHLSIKSKNTFPHSTGIASSASSMSSVVLCLLSIEHKEKQLSKDEFLKKASYFSRLASGSACRSVYAGFSLWGKTGAIQSSSDEYAISLSEIHPVFYDLQDSILIVSSKQKKISSSAGHQLMSLHPYKEARIEQANQHSTQLINALKLGDFESFIRICETEALSLHALMMTSNPSYMLIEANSLKIIEKIRHFRNESGFELCFTLDAGPNIHLLYPKSNKEEITKFIKSELLVYCESDNWIVDEMGKGPKELNKAYYER, encoded by the coding sequence ATGGATCATTTAACGAAAACGGAAAATTCTGTAAAATGGCAAAGTCCATCAAATATTGCCATCGTTAAATATTGGGGTAAAAAAGGAATTCAAATTCCTATTAATCCATCTATAAGCTTTAGCCTTTCGAATGCTGTTACTGAAACAGAAATAGTTTACACAGCCAAACAAAGTTCTAACGAAGTATCATTAGATTTTTATTTTGAAGGTATTAGAAACCATGCTTTTGAAGATAAGATTTTAAAATATTTAACTCAAATTAAATCCGAATTTAAACTGCTCACGCAATATCATCTCAGCATTAAAAGCAAAAACACTTTTCCACATTCCACCGGAATAGCATCATCGGCATCATCAATGAGCTCAGTGGTATTATGCCTTCTTTCCATTGAACATAAAGAAAAACAACTTTCGAAAGATGAGTTTTTAAAAAAGGCGAGTTACTTTTCACGGCTAGCCTCCGGCAGTGCTTGTCGATCGGTTTATGCAGGGTTTTCTTTATGGGGAAAAACAGGTGCAATTCAATCTTCATCTGACGAATATGCGATTTCTTTATCTGAGATTCATCCTGTTTTTTATGATCTTCAGGATTCGATCCTGATTGTGAGTTCTAAACAGAAAAAAATATCGAGTAGCGCCGGACATCAATTAATGAGCCTCCATCCCTATAAAGAAGCACGAATTGAACAGGCGAATCAACACAGCACCCAATTAATTAACGCATTAAAACTTGGCGATTTTGAATCCTTTATTCGAATTTGCGAAACAGAGGCTCTTAGCCTTCATGCTTTGATGATGACATCAAACCCTTCCTATATGCTGATTGAAGCAAACAGCTTGAAAATTATTGAAAAAATCAGGCATTTCAGAAATGAGAGCGGGTTTGAATTATGCTTCACTTTAGATGCAGGGCCAAATATCCACCTATTATATCCTAAATCAAATAAAGAAGAAATAACCAAATTTATCAAGTCAGAATTATTAGTATATTGTGAGTCGGATAATTGGATAGTTGATGAAATGGGCAAAGGCCCGAAGGAACTGAATAAAGCATATTATGAACGATAA